From Bacillus sp. SM2101, a single genomic window includes:
- a CDS encoding glycerol-3-phosphate dehydrogenase/oxidase — MEKPFSSMNRVDILKRVASAENDLIIIGGGITGAGIALDAATRGMKTVVLEMQDFAAGTSSRSTKLVHGGLRYLKQFEVKMVSEVGKEREIVYENGPHVTTPQWMLLPFYKGGTFGPLSTSFGLRIYDFLAGVKKNERRIMLDKTGTLNREPLLKKAGLKGSGYYVEYRTDDARLTIEVMKEAVRQGASAVNYAKVEKFVYEKGKMVGVEAVDQITGEMYLISAKQIVNATGPWVDSIREKDLTENKKSLQLTKGVHLVIDGKRFPLRQAIYFDTEDKRMVFAIPREGKTYIGTTDTKYSDDISHPKVTASDRQYVIDAINYMFPEVKITDQDVESSWAGLRPLIYEDGKDPSEISRKDEIWQSSTGLITIAGGKLTGYRKMAETVVDLVARLLEQTQGLTYSPCNTQDLPISGGHVGGSRNFQKFIQQKIDKGIKLGVPRELADFFVHRYGSNVDQIFFYYIRYAKQRTKNDKLLEDIYAQILYSMEEEMAVTPVDFFMRRTGALLFNIDWVEKWKEPVIRLMSTILVWDTEQEAIYQQEIDELIKEVKMS, encoded by the coding sequence ATGGAAAAACCCTTTTCAAGCATGAATAGAGTAGACATTCTTAAACGGGTTGCTAGTGCAGAAAACGATCTAATCATAATTGGTGGAGGTATTACAGGAGCTGGTATTGCATTAGATGCTGCTACTAGAGGAATGAAAACTGTGGTCCTAGAAATGCAAGATTTTGCGGCAGGTACATCAAGTCGATCTACTAAACTTGTTCACGGAGGATTACGTTATTTAAAACAGTTTGAAGTAAAGATGGTTTCAGAGGTTGGTAAAGAACGAGAAATTGTATATGAAAATGGACCGCATGTTACAACACCACAATGGATGTTGCTCCCTTTTTATAAAGGAGGGACGTTTGGTCCGCTTAGTACGTCATTTGGTCTTAGAATATATGATTTTTTAGCAGGTGTTAAAAAAAATGAACGTCGCATTATGTTGGATAAAACTGGAACGTTAAATAGAGAACCGTTATTAAAAAAAGCTGGGTTAAAAGGAAGTGGTTATTATGTTGAGTATCGCACGGATGATGCACGGCTAACTATTGAGGTTATGAAAGAGGCTGTTAGACAAGGTGCAAGTGCTGTAAACTATGCTAAGGTTGAGAAGTTCGTCTATGAGAAAGGGAAAATGGTTGGTGTTGAAGCAGTAGATCAAATTACAGGGGAGATGTATTTAATCTCAGCAAAACAAATTGTAAATGCGACAGGTCCTTGGGTAGATTCAATACGTGAAAAAGATCTTACTGAAAATAAAAAGTCATTACAACTAACAAAGGGTGTACACTTAGTAATTGATGGAAAAAGATTCCCTTTACGCCAAGCCATTTATTTTGATACGGAAGATAAGCGCATGGTTTTTGCAATACCAAGAGAAGGAAAGACATATATAGGTACAACAGATACTAAATACAGTGATGATATCTCCCATCCAAAAGTGACAGCTTCCGATCGTCAATATGTGATTGATGCAATTAATTATATGTTCCCGGAAGTTAAAATAACGGATCAAGATGTTGAATCTAGCTGGGCAGGTTTGCGTCCATTAATATATGAAGATGGAAAAGATCCATCTGAAATTTCACGTAAAGACGAAATATGGCAATCTAGTACTGGTCTTATTACGATTGCAGGCGGAAAATTAACGGGTTATAGAAAAATGGCAGAAACCGTAGTGGATTTAGTCGCTAGATTATTAGAACAAACACAAGGTTTAACCTATTCTCCTTGTAATACGCAAGATTTGCCTATTTCAGGGGGGCATGTTGGAGGGTCGCGGAATTTTCAAAAATTCATCCAACAAAAGATTGATAAAGGTATTAAGTTAGGGGTACCTAGAGAACTAGCGGACTTCTTTGTTCATCGCTATGGATCTAATGTAGATCAAATTTTTTTCTATTATATTCGTTACGCTAAACAGAGAACAAAAAATGATAAGCTATTAGAAGATATTTATGCGCAAATTTTGTATAGCATGGAAGAGGAAATGGCAGTGACCCCAGTAGATTTCTTTATGCGCAGAACAGGAGCACTTCTATTTAATATTGATTGGGTAGAAAAATGGAAGGAACCTGTTATCAGGCTGATGTCGACTATATTAGTGTGGGATACTGAACAGGAAGCTATATATCAACAGGAAATTGATGAACTAATAAAAGAAGTAAAAATGTCTTAA